GTATTATTAACATTCCTCCAATAATTAAATAAAGCAAAACTTGTATATATCTACTTTTAACTATTTTTTCTCTTGTAGTTGGAAGACTTGCAATCATCACATAACTCTTATTTAAGTCATCGTATCCATTTGATCCTGTATACATATTGACACAAATGTTGCTAGAGAAAATATATTTAAAACCCCTGATATTTCCTTGGAATATGCCCATGATATAGAAAATATAATACAAAAAACTATTGCAATTATAATATTTCTTTTAGCTATTATAATATCCTTTGATATTAAACTTCGCATAATTATCCCCTCCTATCCAATATCCTTATTTGTATAAATTTTTACAGAAACTATACTAGATAATATAAAAATAGTTAGGCACACTAAATTAATTATTATCTTATTTATTGTTCTAACATCTATAGAGGAAAATAAAAATCCAGAAGCACCAATAACAGCAAATATACATATACTTATTAAAATACTTATACTTCTCATCTTTGTAACTCCATACTTGAAATATATAGGAAAAACTACAGCTGTAAATATTAAAACTATTGAACTCATATTCAAAATGCTCATTAACACTCTTTTGTTAAATAAATTTATATTAATTAATGTTGTATAATTTCCTAATGTTATAACTAGGCTCAAAAAAACTACGTATAATGTCATCTGTATAATCATATTAAAATATTTATAAAACACTATATTACTTCTTTGTACTGGAAGTGAATTAACAACTATATCCCACTTACTTTTTTCATCTTCATAAAATGACATCATGCCATATGATATAATAAACATAGCTCCCATGAAAAATATTACATCTATAGTCTTCATATAATTATCACCAATAACATAAATCATCATAGGCATATATATTAGTTGAGCTATTATGTTTTTCTTATTGTATACGCTTTTTATATCTTTAAATATAAGATTAAACATTTCTCTCACCTCTTACTGTATGAATCATTATGTCTTCCAATGTAGGTCTTTCTATAATACATTTATCCTTAAAAATTCTTTTAACTTCATTTTTATTTTTTGCTATAGCTTCAAATCCAAATGAATTTTTACTTACTCCTATAAAGTATTTTTTATTTTCATCATTTAATAGATCAAGTCCTCCTCGTACAATAGCATAGTTTTCTAAAATTTCATCTTTATTTTGAGAAAAAATCATTTTTCCATTATTTATAAAAGTTACATAATCAGCTATTCTATCTAAATCCGTTGTGATATGTGTAGAGAAGAAAACACTTTTTCTCTCATCTTGAATAGTATCTATCAATATATCTAAAATTTCTCTTCTAAATATAGGATCTAGTCCTGCTGTAGGCTCATCCATTATTATAAGTTCTGCATTATGTGAAAGCGCTATAGCAAGTTGGAACTTTGTTTTCATACCTTTTGAAAGTTCCTTTATTTTTTTCTTAGGATTTATGTCAAAATCTCTTATATACTTTTTAAAAAGATTTTCATTCCAATTTTTATAAAATGAAGCTATTATATTTTTCATAGTATCTACTTTTAAATCTTCATAAAAATGACTTTCATCATATACAAAACCTATTTTCTCTTTTATATCTCTCTCATTTTTTACATTGTCTTTTCCAAAAACTCTAATTTCTCC
This Clostridium novyi NT DNA region includes the following protein-coding sequences:
- a CDS encoding ABC-2 transporter permease — its product is MFNLIFKDIKSVYNKKNIIAQLIYMPMMIYVIGDNYMKTIDVIFFMGAMFIISYGMMSFYEDEKSKWDIVVNSLPVQRSNIVFYKYFNMIIQMTLYVVFLSLVITLGNYTTLININLFNKRVLMSILNMSSIVLIFTAVVFPIYFKYGVTKMRSISILISICIFAVIGASGFLFSSIDVRTINKIIINLVCLTIFILSSIVSVKIYTNKDIG
- a CDS encoding ABC transporter ATP-binding protein, whose amino-acid sequence is MDKILEVSNLRKEYDNFTLNDINFSLDRGYIMGFIGPNGAGKSTTIKLIMNLIKKTSGEIRVFGKDNVKNERDIKEKIGFVYDESHFYEDLKVDTMKNIIASFYKNWNENLFKKYIRDFDINPKKKIKELSKGMKTKFQLAIALSHNAELIIMDEPTAGLDPIFRREILDILIDTIQDERKSVFFSTHITTDLDRIADYVTFINNGKMIFSQNKDEILENYAIVRGGLDLLNDENKKYFIGVSKNSFGFEAIAKNKNEVKRIFKDKCIIERPTLEDIMIHTVRGERNV